AGTTCTGAACTAAGTCACAGCAAACGTGCCTTGAAGTGAAATGAAACCTTTCCCCTGCTTTCAGGAGAAGCAAAGTCACCTTCAAACTACAGAACCCTACAGGTGGGAAAGCAAATCTAGTTCCTAAGGTTTATGTTTGATAAGCTGTTGTAAAATCAATCCTATGATATCAGTCTGAGATCTACAGAAAGTCAGAGATGGCAGCTGATAGACAAAGATGTACAGTTAGTAATAATGTATAAGCAATCAGACgacaaaagatattttttctagCCAGGCTTGAAAATACATACTGTTAAGTGAAACCTACTGGGAACAGGACAAAATTTGGAAgcattctttctatttctttccatgcCATTCCAGCTGgtcactgcttttctctctccttcattGTATCGATGTAGTTCAGAATGTCTAGCGTTGTTCTGTCAGCCAAAGTGAGATACTCCGCTTCAGAGGAGAGcgctgctgtccctgctgagctgcctgcgGGCCGCAGTGCCTCATGCTCGGGCGTTTTGTGCCCTCCAGCGGTGCCGGGAGGATGCAGCCCCTCCGGGCTGCgggcagagggcagggagcGCCCGCAGGCGCACACCCGTGTGGGGTCACACTGGGTGGCCGCATCCACTTGCCCTGACTGAGGGCCGGGGCTCTCGGTCTGCACCCAAACATCGGACCTTGAGCTCTGTGTGACTTGCGCTCTTTTAGGGGCTTGGTGTAACGAGCTGCCCTCACATGGTGCAGagtgctctttcttttcctctctggcGCGTGAAATGGAGTGTTTCTGCTGAAGATGGCTGTCTCCTTCCACAcccacactgctgctgggctgggggggcaGAACTCCATCGTGAGAGGCCCTGGGGGGCTCTGTGCTTGCGGAGGCTGCGATCAGGTTGGCATTGTCTGTCTGGTGGCGCTGCTTGTCcacatatttcttctttctggctGTGTCTTCCTCTTCAGACTGTATGAACAGAATTGCGTGAATGCAATTGTTAAAACAGTTCAGTGACTGTGTACAGAGTTAATAATCCACTCATAACTAAATTATGAAATCAATTGAAAGGCCAGAATGTTCTGCTGGccttttgtgttctttctccGGGGGCGTACTCCTGGCCTTTGCTGGAAAGAAAGTGGGTAAGGAGGAtctttgctctcattttctcaATGCAGATTTTATATTCATATGTTTTGGCCTTTTTGTGTTCAGTAATGGCTGAAAATGTACAGAATGTCAAATCTTCCTCCCTTCACGTcaaggaagagaacagaaactCGCTTAACATCTTCCCAATCACGTTACTGTAATTTCATAAGGCTCAATGTTATCAAGAGTCCAGACCACAGGTCTGTTAAATTAGGAAAATGTACATCTAATCATTTATTGTAAACTCATTCAGGGGTAGTACTCACCATGTCAGGACTGGAGCTGAAGCACCTTTCTGTCTGCCTTGGAGTGTAACTGGGAGACAGGCTGCTGAGTGGTGACTCCGCATCTGAAAAATGAGCtccaacagaaggaaaaattactCACTAAAATATTTCCCAAACATTCAGCTCACCGTTACAGCATGCAAAATTAAGCATGATCActatttctgaagcagttttATGATAGCATTTAAAGAATAAAGCATTAGCGAAGTCAGCTTGCGTTGTAGTAATACCCAATTCTCCTCCTCTCAGGACAAAATATAGTGTGTGAGATGGGCATCCAAAGCTCCAGCTATGCTGTCAATCTGCACTAGCAACAGAGCTGTGCTACCCAAGAGGAGAGGTTCTGCAGAATAGAGGTAGGGAGAAACTGTGGCAAAATCCCTGCACGTATCGGCTGCCATACAAATGATGTGGGCTTTAGGCCGTGTTTTTCTCTTGGAGACCCCTGGGAAATCTGCTCTGAGATACAGCTGGCACAGCTGACCCATCCAGCTACCAAGGCAGCAAAAAGGACGTGGGATCTGTCTGCTGACTCCCCTCCCTCTGTGCATGTGTGGATCTGCACAGTATAATCTGGTGGAAGAGAATAATGACAGATAAGAATGAGTCTAGTGAAATGAAATGCCAAATATTTTGTGATCGTATTAATTTGTATAAAAGAAATGcccaaggttttttttttcctccaatcGAGGTCTgcaggaataaaaagaaaatgactaGTATTTACCTGGCACTGTTACAAGATGCTGATGTCCATAAACTTGAGTTGTGATGTTCAGATAAACACATACCTGACTTCTCTGgtgaattattatttattttatttggtttttcttggttttttttttttcagctatccCTACTTTCAGAGCTGGCTTAGCAGCTTAAGGGACCCAAATGAAGAATACGTGGATAATACTCACCAGAACTAAGTTAATCTGAATTTCTGTCTTCAAGGGAAAGTGAATGTTTAGTTACCTGGTAATGCTAGTGAAGAAAAATAGGAGCTCTCATAAAATGTAACATCCTAAAAAGATGAACACGCTTTTCCCTGGATTTAAAAGtaagtttcatttttgtaaGTAGAGAAAATCTGATTTGTGACTGATAAATGATACTAACCCTGTTTTGTCTTGTGAAGGTTTGAATTCGCTCCAAAGTCGTACTCCTTCTGTTGTGCTTTTGCGAACTTTCAAAAACAAGCATTAATAGTGAGCTGGATCAGCACCTCAGGTAAGATGAAGAGCATTCAGTTTCTCTAGTACATAAAGGAGTACACCTTGCAGTTCACTGCAAGCTACGTTAAGGAATACAAAACCCCCGAGCAGTGCTGCACGTACCTGGGTGACTACTATGGGCAAAACATCTACACAAGATTTTATACATATACTGGCAGAAAACTTCATTACAATACTGAAGTATCCTACATGCAGTCTCTGGACACTGTCTCAGAATCATAACGTAGGGTAAAGAGTACCctatataatttattttaggcATCAGCTTGGATGTGAATCAGACTGTGTAAGTTCTGGACCTGAAAAGACTGTCATCTGAACCACTAAACTAGAAACTGTTCCTTCTGGACTTTCCATATAAAGCATTAAGGAAAAGAGGATTCCATGAAGTTAATGCAGATAAGGTAACTTCAGTTTCTAACTGTTCTGGGTGGTACTTTTCTGCTCTAAATGAATGATGTAAACGCTCTGGTAGTAGGTAATGTAAATAATGTTTATAAAGAGTTACCTCTTCCAATTCAAAAAGCTGGTTCTGTTTCCAGACTGATCCTTTCACAGGCTCGTCTCTACGGGATGCAAACAGAGCTCTCTGGTAAGTGATTTCTCCTGTACTTTTACTTGCCTTCTAAATTAAAGTCACTGCTTCTGAGTTTTTTCCCAGTAATCATGAAACATTTTCCCTACTGAAATATTGGAATTTATTTCTGATCCTGAGATTTAGCAACAAGAATCTCTAggggtttttctgtttgtttgtagGATGTAATGTGAGATGACTGTAGGTATGTGGCAAAACTATCTTAATGTAAAATGTGGGGCACTTGCATATGCGACGTTTGGTGCAGGGAAGACACTGATATCCTCTGTAGGAAGGGGACAGGATCTTTTAGATGTCAAACCAGAGCAACAGCTTAACTGCAGGGACTCCAAACTGTCCTATCAAAGAATCTTTCTCCTTGCTTATTACAAATAGTTGTACAGCGGTACAACAAATAGTTTACATGCACATAAGTTTATTCACATTACTCACTATTATTTTCACTGGGCTAACTTGGGTCTTTGTTAACATTGTTTAGAATTTTTGCCTTCTTGTCCTCTTATACAGGATTTCTCCAATTCAGAAAGGTCTCTGCAGTTATCACTAATTTGACAGTTTTTATTGCACTCaccttttatttcttgaatGGTTCTGCATGTTCTCCTTTAAATTAATCTGCTGATCATGATAATGAGCGTACGTCTCTAAAATCAAAAAGTAAACCTTGATTTAAAATTATGCAAGAGCATAAATATAGTTTGAAAATAACTCCTTCTATCAACTTCTAAAAGTATGTTTAGTAATtggatttaaaatttaaatgctgCAATCCAAAGATTGATAACACGCTTTGGGTCAGAGCAAACACACCTCTGTTTATAAAAAAGCAAGTAGCATGAGATGTCTGGAAGTAGAATAAAACATAGAATACATGTCTCTAATGTGCTGACACTCACCGcttttttcaaatgttgaaGGTCTCTCTTTGCTTCCAGGAGATCTTAAGTAGAGCTGTCCCTCATGGCAGTCCTGAAGGTGAGTTTTATGGaggctgtttttcttgcagtttgcAAATGGCGCATTGTTGCTTTTACACAAAACCTGTTCTGGAGCTGTGAAAATGCCCTTAAGGTGTCtctctgcagaattttttctCATATTAATTGCAGGATGAACCTCTCCAGTGTCATACGTATAGTTTCTGTTGGTCATTTGATTTCTATCATCGGGATCGATGAGAAAAATGGGAGCAGTGTTTTGGTTCACTAAAGGATTAAAGCGCTTTGTGGAAAGTTTATTATAGATTGGTTGGCTCTCATCTCCAAACAGTGACAGAAAGGGACAATCACTTTCGTCTTGGGGAGCTCTCAGATCTGCAGTTTCTTTCACGACACCAAACAATGGTTCTTTTATTCCCTCGGTGTTTTCTGGTTCTTTACTGGTCATTATCACTGGATTTTTCCTGGCAGAATTCATATAGTCTAGCCTttggaggaaggggagaaaagaatGTAACTTGCTCTGTacataaataagcaaaatactAACTGCTAACCCTACAGATTATCAAGTTGATACAAAATTTCAAAGACTTCACTGCTCAACACTCttgcttctgttctgaaaacacgttatttccacagaaagagTGTCCTGTACTTTATTTACACTTATAGTAAGGCTGATTTAAGCAGGGCTCTTTTAGCAAACTCCAAGCATACTGAGGCAGGCAGCATATCATCTCATTGACTAGGGAACTGTGATTTATAAAACCAGCCACAGTATGTCACTGCTGCTCCACTCAAATGGCCAAAGAAGTCCActttggattaaaaataaaagaagaggaCTACAGCTTTTTCGTTTTGTAAAAAGGTATTGAACAGTTTGCTCTTGTACGGAAAACCCACAGCAAGATCTGTGCATTGTTTCATTCCTGATCTCTTTAGCAAGGTGACTTCTTGTTGTAGTATTGGTCAGTAACCCCATTTAAGCACAGAATTTTTCTGACCAAGAGTTAGAAGACCAGTTAGATATTTTGTATTGCCTATCCTTTCCTCCCCCTCTTCTGTAATAGTGCTTTTGAAGACGCTATCATGCTTATCATTAGCATGAAAGCTATCATGCGTTCACTTACTTGGATCTTAATCTAACTTTTTACCACTTCTTTCTAAGCTTGACCAACCTCTAAGAAAATCTGAGCGGAGAGTTAAGGGTTTTCTGAGACACAGAGAATTGGCAGAGATGGCCATTTATAAcatgccttttattttaaaataaatgaataaattaaaagagcAGTGCTATCAATGGAacttgaaaatggaaatgtagtGAAGTAAAACttactgaagaaagaatttgtAATGTCTTGACCAGAAAACACTGGGAATTGGAAAAAGATCCTAGAGAATTTAAGGGAGAAAACTGTGCCCTCTACTTATGTAAAACCCATGATTCAGTTTTAAGGCTAATCACACTGGAGTTTGTTTCTGGAGAAATTTGGATGCATTCAAGGGAGGAAGGTAAAAACATTTTGTGGTGCAATTCAGAGGCTCCTTCTCCATTCTAGCTGAACATTTTGTAATGCTATGTAAAAGATAATAGTAGGTGAGGAAATGGACAGGTACAATGCAGAGTGAAAAATATAAGATCCCTACATTTTTAGTTAATATTTAATGACCACGAAGGGTCACAGTCTCAGATGTCTGCACGGTTATTACATCATTAATACACTATAATTCCATTCAATGATTGTATAAGTTTATACTTCTTATAATACAGTGAAAGAGACTCCCTTTCTAGGAGAACTGACAGTTACTGAGATAAAAGAATTCATGAGTGCAatggatgaaaacaaaacaaggacaAAACCCAAAAATGGATCTGAAGAATTGTTGGAAAGGAGATGGAATGTTGTCAGTGAGTCACGAATGGGCAGAGGACTATGTGGGAGCTGCCATAAGCAGAGTGCAGACCTGAGAGTCTGTGGAGAAATTGAAAGGGAGATTTAGGCAAGGTAAGATTACGTAGGGCTTTAGCATCAAGATATTAATTAGGAAGTTACCAAGATATATAGCAAGGTGAACATTATCGTGATTTTAGGCTTTGCTGGAGAAAGCCAGGAGATCCACGGGAAGAGAGAATGTTAAGAGTGGCTAAGAGTGGAAGCTCGTATATCCATATCTTATCATGTGATCAGTGAGCTCATCAGTGCCTTGGTTCCCCAGGCAAACAAGCTGCTGGCACTTCAGGAACTGCCAAGTAATAGATAATCTTTTTATGGCTATAGCCATCCACATCTAGAGATTGATACAACTTTCAGC
The Numida meleagris isolate 19003 breed g44 Domestic line chromosome 1, NumMel1.0, whole genome shotgun sequence genome window above contains:
- the C1H12orf40 gene encoding uncharacterized protein C12orf40 homolog isoform X4, producing MKLLGASSPKSSAVSLDLLNLYVVNQISTKKDNSGNLKKPVHVDITEDGKAPFRRNNLELPRSPLRNQFTEHLDHIKNRLQEQVLDSRRQHLLEKEKYQHKLTQVTELTYGERMEHEDNAATTFSTCPLSPSIFWSSNCAQFSEENFNTKSMGNPWEQTYEDKQKKQPGTVSDQDPWISNHSSQCIFRKSDTEPQELLKPLHRLDYMNSARKNPVIMTSKEPENTEGIKEPLFGVVKETADLRAPQDESDCPFLSLFGDESQPIYNKLSTKRFNPLVNQNTAPIFLIDPDDRNQMTNRNYTYDTGEVHPAINMRKNSAERHLKGIFTAPEQVLCKSNNAPFANCKKNSLHKTHLQDCHEGQLYLRSPGSKERPSTFEKSETYAHYHDQQINLKENMQNHSRNKRDEPVKGSVWKQNQLFELEEFAKAQQKEYDFGANSNLHKTKQAHFSDAESPLSSLSPSYTPRQTERCFSSSPDMSEEEDTARKKKYVDKQRHQTDNANLIAASASTEPPRASHDGVLPPQPSSSVGVEGDSHLQQKHSISRAREEKKEHSAPCEGSSLHQAPKRAQVTQSSRSDVWVQTESPGPQSGQVDAATQCDPTRVCACGRSLPSARSPEGLHPPGTAGGHKTPEHEALRPAGSSAGTAALSSEAEYLTLADRTTLDILNYIDTMKEREKQ
- the C1H12orf40 gene encoding uncharacterized protein C12orf40 homolog isoform X2, encoding MAWCVPSETCRAMAWPGVSPQRPAGPWSRVILKQERRKQKEFFEKKKLKSKMKLLGASSPKSSAVSLDLLNLYVVNQISTKKDNSGNLKKPVHVDITEDGKAPFRRNNLELPRSPLRNQFTEHLDHIKNRLQEQVLDSRRQHLLEKEKYQHKLTQVTELTYGERMEHEDNAATTFSTCPLSPSIFWSSNCAQFSEENFNTKSMGNPWEQTYEDKQKKQPGTVSDQDPWISNHSSQCIFRKSDTEPQELLKPLHRLDYMNSARKNPVIMTSKEPENTEGIKEPLFGVVKETADLRAPQDESDCPFLSLFGDESQPIYNKLSTKRFNPLVNQNTAPIFLIDPDDRNQMTNRNYTYDTGEVHPAINMRKNSAERHLKGIFTAPEQVLCKSNNAPFANCKKNSLHKTHLQDCHEGQLYLRSPGSKERPSTFEKSETYAHYHDQQINLKENMQNHSRNKRDEPVKGSVWKQNQLFELEEFAKAQQKEYDFGANSNLHKTKQDAESPLSSLSPSYTPRQTERCFSSSPDMSEEEDTARKKKYVDKQRHQTDNANLIAASASTEPPRASHDGVLPPQPSSSVGVEGDSHLQQKHSISRAREEKKEHSAPCEGSSLHQAPKRAQVTQSSRSDVWVQTESPGPQSGQVDAATQCDPTRVCACGRSLPSARSPEGLHPPGTAGGHKTPEHEALRPAGSSAGTAALSSEAEYLTLADRTTLDILNYIDTMKEREKQ
- the C1H12orf40 gene encoding uncharacterized protein C12orf40 homolog isoform X3; the encoded protein is MNWVGGSRSRVILKQERRKQKEFFEKKKLKSKMKLLGASSPKSSAVSLDLLNLYVVNQISTKKDNSGNLKKPVHVDITEDGKAPFRRNNLELPRSPLRNQFTEHLDHIKNRLQEQVLDSRRQHLLEKEKYQHKLTQVTELTYGERMEHEDNAATTFSTCPLSPSIFWSSNCAQFSEENFNTKSMGNPWEQTYEDKQKKQPGTVSDQDPWISNHSSQCIFRKSDTEPQELLKPLHRLDYMNSARKNPVIMTSKEPENTEGIKEPLFGVVKETADLRAPQDESDCPFLSLFGDESQPIYNKLSTKRFNPLVNQNTAPIFLIDPDDRNQMTNRNYTYDTGEVHPAINMRKNSAERHLKGIFTAPEQVLCKSNNAPFANCKKNSLHKTHLQDCHEGQLYLRSPGSKERPSTFEKSETYAHYHDQQINLKENMQNHSRNKRDEPVKGSVWKQNQLFELEEFAKAQQKEYDFGANSNLHKTKQAHFSDAESPLSSLSPSYTPRQTERCFSSSPDMSEEEDTARKKKYVDKQRHQTDNANLIAASASTEPPRASHDGVLPPQPSSSVGVEGDSHLQQKHSISRAREEKKEHSAPCEGSSLHQAPKRAQVTQSSRSDVWVQTESPGPQSGQVDAATQCDPTRVCACGRSLPSARSPEGLHPPGTAGGHKTPEHEALRPAGSSAGTAALSSEAEYLTLADRTTLDILNYIDTMKEREKQ
- the C1H12orf40 gene encoding uncharacterized protein C12orf40 homolog isoform X1; protein product: MAWCVPSETCRAMAWPGVSPQRPAGPWSRVILKQERRKQKEFFEKKKLKSKMKLLGASSPKSSAVSLDLLNLYVVNQISTKKDNSGNLKKPVHVDITEDGKAPFRRNNLELPRSPLRNQFTEHLDHIKNRLQEQVLDSRRQHLLEKEKYQHKLTQVTELTYGERMEHEDNAATTFSTCPLSPSIFWSSNCAQFSEENFNTKSMGNPWEQTYEDKQKKQPGTVSDQDPWISNHSSQCIFRKSDTEPQELLKPLHRLDYMNSARKNPVIMTSKEPENTEGIKEPLFGVVKETADLRAPQDESDCPFLSLFGDESQPIYNKLSTKRFNPLVNQNTAPIFLIDPDDRNQMTNRNYTYDTGEVHPAINMRKNSAERHLKGIFTAPEQVLCKSNNAPFANCKKNSLHKTHLQDCHEGQLYLRSPGSKERPSTFEKSETYAHYHDQQINLKENMQNHSRNKRDEPVKGSVWKQNQLFELEEFAKAQQKEYDFGANSNLHKTKQAHFSDAESPLSSLSPSYTPRQTERCFSSSPDMSEEEDTARKKKYVDKQRHQTDNANLIAASASTEPPRASHDGVLPPQPSSSVGVEGDSHLQQKHSISRAREEKKEHSAPCEGSSLHQAPKRAQVTQSSRSDVWVQTESPGPQSGQVDAATQCDPTRVCACGRSLPSARSPEGLHPPGTAGGHKTPEHEALRPAGSSAGTAALSSEAEYLTLADRTTLDILNYIDTMKEREKQ